A single region of the Borrelia hermsii DAH genome encodes:
- the dnaN gene encoding DNA polymerase III subunit beta, translating into MSEKFILCDTEQISDEIEKAKSIILNRNINDIWSAMLLEVENSNLTIKATDRNIFFESTIPIVSTENFKVLINASNFSDAVKALNLYNELKIKFREDENRLNIIGESENKSENCTNDHLSEPTFSNEDIESYNYDINGETYNFTVDLNQKEFKKIINKISFSASHDESKNVLNGIYFTKNKDSTLTLVSTNSHRMSVYKTELVFEEDINFIVPVKMFNLLKQMMIGEGMIKLKVSDKKFYVEFNNYKIACSLINGNYPDYESIIPNEQQNRSLVEISVLKDRLARVNSYTDKRSKKVILNFSSKQLRLMAEDPITGRKGEFFIQDPNYDYEGSEEAIAINSAYLTEAMGVFDTSKLEIKFSGGGILKLNEPDNFDFIHLIMPMILN; encoded by the coding sequence TTGAGTGAGAAATTTATACTTTGCGATACGGAACAAATCTCAGATGAGATTGAAAAAGCCAAAAGCATAATTTTAAACAGAAACATAAATGATATTTGGAGTGCAATGTTGCTTGAAGTAGAAAATTCCAACCTTACGATAAAAGCAACAGATAGGAATATCTTCTTTGAAAGTACAATTCCAATTGTTTCAACAGAAAATTTCAAAGTATTAATTAATGCTTCCAACTTTTCAGATGCTGTAAAGGCACTAAATTTGTACAATGAACTAAAAATAAAATTTAGAGAAGACGAGAACAGACTAAACATTATTGGAGAATCAGAAAATAAGAGTGAGAATTGCACAAACGATCATTTAAGTGAACCCACTTTTTCCAATGAAGATATTGAGAGTTATAATTATGATATAAATGGAGAGACTTATAATTTTACAGTTGATTTGAACCAAAAAGAGTTTAAGAAGATTATAAACAAGATCTCATTCTCAGCATCACATGATGAATCTAAGAATGTTCTAAATGGGATTTATTTCACAAAAAACAAAGATTCTACATTAACACTTGTCTCTACTAATTCGCATAGAATGTCTGTGTATAAAACCGAATTAGTATTTGAAGAGGATATTAACTTCATAGTGCCTGTTAAAATGTTTAACCTTTTAAAGCAAATGATGATAGGAGAAGGCATGATAAAGCTCAAGGTTTCTGATAAGAAGTTTTATGTTGAGTTCAATAATTATAAAATAGCTTGCAGTCTTATAAATGGGAACTATCCTGATTATGAGAGTATCATACCAAATGAACAACAAAACAGATCACTAGTTGAGATTAGTGTTTTAAAAGATAGGCTTGCAAGGGTAAATTCCTACACAGATAAGAGATCTAAAAAGGTTATTCTAAATTTCTCCAGTAAACAACTAAGACTTATGGCAGAAGATCCAATTACAGGACGAAAGGGAGAATTTTTCATACAAGATCCCAATTATGATTATGAGGGGAGTGAGGAGGCTATAGCTATTAATAGTGCTTACCTTACTGAGGCAATGGGTGTATTTGATACTTCAAAGTTAGAGATAAAATTCAGTGGAGGAGGTATATTAAAATTGAATGAACCTGATAATTTTGACTTCATTCATTTAATAATGCCCATGATACTAAACTAA
- the recF gene encoding DNA replication/repair protein RecF (All proteins in this family for which functions are known are DNA-binding proteins that assist the filamentation of RecA onto DNA for the initiation of recombination or recombinational repair.): MIKKIEFFNFKNIKNQVINFDFNNIYFYGENGSGKTNILDAIYCLAFASSFLVNTDRELITYGKTEFYLKCFYKTREKDAEISLSFRNGKKEIKVNNSLIKDRKDLILNIPAIVFSNYDTDFIIGEPAKKRWFFDQAISLVSLSYLDSLRKYRRILKQRNLILKQGNRDLLKVYNEAFVDYALEIIRMRENFIKHFYEFFKYYYSLIFDVSYNLEIKYLPSVAYCGRDEFLHLLFLKEKDEFLNESTLIGPHRDLYEILSGERVFTHHSSTGETRALALIYRLVQVIIFNKRFGIAPILLFDDVFLELDSTRRKRVFDILPKDSQCFFTFVDECYDIKQKSNFIVYKVKNGKIEL, encoded by the coding sequence ATGATAAAGAAAATTGAGTTTTTTAATTTTAAGAATATAAAAAACCAGGTTATTAATTTTGATTTTAATAATATTTATTTTTATGGAGAAAATGGCTCAGGCAAGACTAATATTCTTGATGCTATTTATTGTCTTGCTTTTGCATCTTCATTTCTAGTTAATACCGATAGAGAACTTATTACATATGGCAAGACTGAGTTTTATTTAAAGTGTTTTTATAAAACTAGAGAAAAGGACGCAGAGATTAGTTTATCATTTAGGAATGGGAAGAAAGAAATAAAGGTTAATAATAGCCTTATAAAGGATAGGAAAGATTTGATATTAAATATTCCGGCTATTGTTTTTTCAAATTATGATACTGACTTTATCATTGGAGAGCCTGCTAAGAAGAGATGGTTTTTTGATCAGGCAATAAGTCTTGTTTCTTTAAGTTATTTAGATTCTCTTAGGAAATATAGAAGGATTTTGAAGCAAAGAAATTTGATCTTAAAACAAGGTAATAGAGATTTGCTTAAAGTTTATAATGAAGCATTTGTTGATTATGCTCTTGAGATAATAAGAATGAGGGAAAACTTTATCAAGCATTTTTATGAATTTTTTAAATACTATTATTCATTGATTTTTGATGTTTCTTATAATTTAGAGATTAAATATTTGCCTTCTGTTGCATATTGTGGGAGGGATGAATTTTTGCATCTTTTGTTTTTAAAAGAAAAAGATGAATTTTTAAATGAGAGCACTTTAATAGGTCCGCACAGAGATTTATATGAGATATTAAGTGGTGAGAGAGTGTTTACCCATCATTCTTCAACAGGAGAGACCAGGGCACTTGCTTTGATCTATAGGCTTGTTCAGGTCATTATTTTCAATAAGCGATTTGGTATAGCTCCCATTTTGCTTTTTGACGATGTATTTTTGGAATTGGATAGTACGAGACGGAAGAGAGTTTTTGATATTCT